A genomic window from Lycium barbarum isolate Lr01 chromosome 4, ASM1917538v2, whole genome shotgun sequence includes:
- the LOC132635226 gene encoding regulator of nonsense transcripts 1 homolog, whose product MDSQANNLYETASQPDTGNDAYTFLEFNTQGEEEFDYPEFHQLSQPIRSSTSPSSTTWPTPSESPHDRPLPSSSSDVSPSSKPRGSTSKITATTSSNKAAVAVAVDALAGLNFEESVGDDEGFGVEYGKGDFGVEHACKYCGVANPACVVRCNVPSCRKWFCNSRGNTSGSHIVNHLVRAKHKEVCLHKDSPLGETILECYNCGCRNVFLLGFISAKTESVVVLLCREPCLNVNALKDMNWDLSQWCPLIDDRCFLQWLVKAPSEQEQLRARQISAQQINKIEELWKTNPDANLEDLEKPGVDDEPQPVGLKYEDAYQYQNIFAPLIKLEADYDKMMKESQSKDNLTVRWDVGLNKKRVAYFVFPKEDNELRLVPGDELRLRYSGDAAHPAWQSVGHVIKLTAQEEVALELRASQGVPVDVTHGLSVDFVWKSTSFDRMQTAMKTFAVDETSVSGYIYHHLLGHEVEMQMVRNTLPRRFGAPGLPELNASQVFAVKSVLQKPVSLIQGPPGTGKTVTSAAIVYHMAKQGQGQVLVCAPSNVAVDQLAEKISATGLKVVRLCAKSREAVSSPVEHLTLHYQVRHLDTSEKSELHKLQQLKDEQGELSSSDEKKYKALKRATEREIAQSADVICCTCVGAGDPRLANFRFRQVLIDESTQAAEPECLIPLVLGAKQIVLVGDHCQLGPVIMCKKAARAGLAQSLFERLVLLGVKPIRLQVQYRMHPALSEFPSNSFYEGTLQNGVTINERQSLGIDFPWPVPNRPMFFYVQMGQEEISASGTSYLNRTEASNVEKLVTTFLKSGVVPSQIGVITPYEGQRAYIVNYMSRNGSLRQQLYKEIEVASVDSFQGREKDYIILSCVRSNEHQGIGFLNDPRRLNVALTRARYGIVILGNPKVLSKQPLWNGLLTHYKEHECLVEGPLNNLKQSMVQFQKPKKIYNDRRLFFGSGPGIVPGDNYGPAASSNPNADRRNSRPRGSYMAPGPSNGTHRPGVYPSGYPMPRVPISPYHGGPPQPYAIPARGAIHGPVGAVPHVPQPGSRGFGAGRGNANAPIGSHLSHQQASQQPIGSHGPNFNFPALESPNTQPSVGGPVSQPGYASNMTVQGPSQTFRDGFSMGGMSQDFLGDDFKSQGSHVPYHVADFSTQASQSGYAVDYVNQGPQAGFPGNFSNQNSQAGYSRFGSGNEFMSQDYMAHGSQGLFTQAGYNNPSQDDSSQNHFGMSNANQLQSQSLLNPLYSQPFGHYNTQPLNMQSSQPQQPQAPQVQGSQNQKLHYNG is encoded by the exons ATGGATTCTCAAGCGAACAATTTATACGAAACGGCGTCGCAACCAGATACAGGCAACGACGCGTATACATTTCTAGAATTCAACACACAAGGCGAAGAAGAATTCGATTACCCTGAATTTCACCAGCTTTCACAGCCAATTCGATCATCAACATCACCATCATCTACTACGTGGCCTACACCTTCCGAATCTCCTCATGATCGTCCGTTACCCTCATCTTCATCTGACGTGTCACCGTCATCTAAGCCACGTGGCAGTACTAGTAAAATTACTGCTACTACTAGTAGTAATAAGGCGGCGGTTGCGGTGGCGGTGGATGCATTGGCGGGGTTGAATTTTGAAGAGAGTGTTGGTGATGATGAGGGTTTTGGTGTTGAGTATGGGAAAGGTGATTTTGGTGTTGAGCATGCTTGTAAGTATTGTGGTGTTGCCAATCCTGCTTGTGTTGTTAGGTGTAACGTTCCGTCGTGTCGAAAATGGTTTTGTAATTCCAGAGGGAATACTTCCGGTTCGCATATTGTTAATCACTTG GTCCGAGCGAAACACAAGGAGGTATGTCTTCATAAAGATAGTCCACTGGGAGAAACAATTCTAGAGTGCTACAACTGTGGATGTCGGAACGTCTTTCTTCTTGGTTTCATCTCTGCCAAGACAGAGAGTGTCGTTGTTCTCCTCTGCAGGGAACCATGTTTAAATGTTAATGCGTTGAAGGATATGAATTGGGATCTGAGTCAGTGGTGCCCCCTTATCGATGACAGGTGTTTCTTGCAGTGGCTCGTTAAG GCCCCATCTGAGCAAGAACAGTTGCGGGCACGCCAAATCAGTGCgcaacaaataaataaaattgaAGAATTGTGGAAGACAAATCCTGATGCTAACCTGGAAGATCTTGAGAAGCCAGGTGTGGATGATGAACCTCAGCCTGTTGGCTTGAAGTATGAAGATGCGTATCAG TATCAAAACATATTTGCACCGCTGATCAAGCTTGAAGCTGACTATGATAAG ATGATGAAAGAGTCTCAAAGTAAAGATAACTTGACTGTTCGATGGGATGTTGGTCTTAACAAGAAACGCGTTGCATATTTTGTTTTCCCGAAG GAAGACAATGAGTTACGTCTTGTACCTGGTGATGAGCTACGACTGCGTTATTCAGGGGATGCAGCTCATCCAGCTTGGCAGTCAGTGGGGCATGTG ATAAAATTAACCGCTCAAGAAGAGGTTGCCCTTGAGCTTCGTGCCAGTCAG GGAGTTCCGGTTGATGTGACCCATGGGCTCAGTGTTGACTTTGTTTGGAAGAGTACGAGCTTTGATAGGATGCAGACTGCAATGAAAACTTTTGCTGTGGATGAGACAAGTGTCAGTGG GTATATTTACCATCACCTGTTAGGTCATGAAGTTGAGATGCAGATGGTCCGGAATACACTTCCTCGCCGTTTTGGTGCTCCTGGTCTTCCAGAGCTTAACGCGTCTCAG GTTTTTGCTGTAAAAAGTGTCCTCCAAAAACCCGTCAGTTTAATTCAAGGTCCGCCTGGTACGGGAAAAACTGTCACTTCTGCTGCCATCGTGTATCACATGGCCAAGCAAGGCCAGGGTCAA GTTTTGGTGTGTGCACCCAGTAACGTGGCTGTGGACCAATTAGCAGAGAAAATAAGTGCTACTGGTCTGAAG GTTGTCAGGCTTTGTGCTAAGTCGAGAGAAGCTGTCAGTTCTCCTGTTGAGCATCTAACCCTTCACTATCAG GTTCGTCATCTTGACACATCTGAGAAGAGTGAACTTCACAAGTTACAACAACTGAAGGATGAACAAG GAGAACTCTCCAGCAGTGATGAGAAGAAATATAAAGCTCTGAAGCGGGCAACAGAGAGGGAAATTGCTCAAAGCGCTGATGTGATTTGTTGCACTTGTGTTGGTGCTGGAGACCCTAGATTGGCAAATTTCAGATTCCGTCAG GTGCTCATTGATGAGTCCACTCAAGCAGCTGAACCTGAATGCCTTATTCCTTTGGTTCTTGGAGCGAAGCAG ATCGTCCTTGTTGGTGATCACTGCCAGCTTGGACCTGTCATTATGTGCAAGAAAGCTGCACGTGCTGGACTTGCTCAATCCCTGTTTGAACGCCTTGTGCTGCTGGGTGTGAAGCCAATTAGGTTGCAG GTACAATACCGTATGCATCCTGCACTATCAGAGTTTCCCTCAAATAGTTTCTACGAAGGTACTCTTCAAAATGGTGTAACCATCAACGAGAGACAATCTTTAGGCATTGATTTTCCTTGGCCTGTACCAAACCGGCCCATGTTCTTTTATGTCCAG ATGGGACAAGAGGAGATCAGTGCTAGTGGAACTTCCTATCTAAATAGAACTGAAGCTTCCAACGTTGAGAAGCTAGTGACTACGTTCCTCAAAAGTGGTGTAGTCCCTAGTCAG ATTGGAGTTATAACACCATATGAGGGTCAACGAGCATATATTGTAAATTACATGTCTAGAAATGGTTCTTTAAGGCAGCAACTTTACAAGGAAATTGAG GTTGCAAGTGTAGATTCATTTCAAGGAAGGGAAAAAGATTATATCATCTTGTCTTGTGTCAGGAGCAATGAACATCAG GGCATCGGGTTTCTTAATGATCCTCGTAGGCTTAATGTTGCTCTTACACGTGCTCGTTATGGAATAGTTATCCTAGGAAATCCCAAAGTGTTGAGCAAGCAGCCTCTCTGGAATGGCTTATTGACACACTACAAG GAGCATGAATGCTTGGTAGAAGGTCCTTTAAATAACTTAAAGCAAAGCATGGTTCAATTTCAGAAGCCAAAAAAG ATCTACAATGATCGCAGGCTTTTCTTTGGTAGTGGACCTGGAATTGTTCCCGGTGATAATTATGGACCTGCTGCCTCGTCAAACCCCAATGCTGACAGGCGAAATAGTCGACCAAGGG GTTCTTACATGGCACCTGGTCCATCCAATGGTACTCACAGACCTGGTGTCTATCCTTCTGGTTATCCAATGCCTCGAGTTCCCATCTCCCCTTACCATGGTGGCCCTCCCCAACCGTATGCTATTCCTGCTCGTGGTGCTATACACGGACCTGTAGGAGCTGTACCTCATGTTCCACAGCCAGGTAGCCGGGGCTTTGGGGCCGGGCGTGGGAATGCCAATGCTCCAATTGGTAGCCATCTTTCTCACCAGCAAGCCTCTCAGCAACCTATTGGGAGTCATGGACCTAACTTCAACTTTCCTGCACTTGAAAGTCCAAACACTCAGCCGTCTGTGGGAGGACCTGTATCTCAGCCTGGATATGCTTCTAAT ATGACCGTTCAAGGACCAAGCCAGACATTTCGTGATGGATTTTCAATGGGCGGCATGTCACAG GACTTCTTGGGCGATGATTTCAAGAGCCAGGGATCCCATGTTCCATATCATGTTGCTGACTTCTCTACACAG GCTTCACAGAGTGGATATGCTGTTGATTATGTAAACCAGGGACCACAGGCTGGTTTTCCAGGGAATTTTTCGAACCAGAATTCACAAGCTGGATACTCACGTTTTGGTTCAGGAAATGAATTTATGTCACAG GATTACATGGCTCATGGATCCCAAGGTCTCTTCACACAAGCTGGATACAATAATCCATCACAAGATGACAGTTCACAGAACCATTTTGGCATGTCCAATGCAAATCAACTTCAGTCTCAG AGTCTACTCAATCCACTGTACTCCCAGCCTTTTGGACACTACAATACCCAACCGTTGAATATGCAAAGTTCCCAACCTCAACAGCCACAAGCCCCACAAGTCCAAGGCTCACAAAATCAGAAACTCCATTACAATGGTTGA